A stretch of the Bordetella genomosp. 8 genome encodes the following:
- a CDS encoding amino acid ABC transporter permease, protein MLDFTGVLAAWPVFLEGLAITALLTVISCTLGTVLGIACAWCRVQGSRAARLAVACYVEFFRNTPFIVQIFFIYFGLPAIGLRFASFPAAIFALTINLGAYACEIVRAGIEATPKGQHEAAQCLGLGRWHIFTRVVLPPALSRVWPGLTSQLVIIMLATAVCSLISTAELSYVTNRIAAETFRQFESYIVVTLLYLVLSIAFRRLLQWLGPRFLFGCAPVGASR, encoded by the coding sequence ATGCTCGATTTCACCGGCGTGCTTGCCGCCTGGCCCGTCTTCCTGGAAGGACTGGCAATCACCGCCCTGCTCACCGTGATCTCCTGCACGCTGGGCACGGTGCTCGGCATCGCCTGTGCATGGTGCCGCGTGCAAGGCTCGCGGGCCGCGCGCCTGGCCGTCGCCTGCTACGTCGAGTTCTTCCGCAATACGCCCTTCATCGTCCAGATCTTCTTCATCTATTTCGGCCTGCCGGCCATCGGCCTGCGCTTCGCCAGCTTTCCCGCGGCCATCTTCGCGCTGACGATCAACCTGGGCGCATACGCGTGCGAAATCGTACGCGCGGGTATCGAAGCCACGCCCAAGGGACAGCACGAAGCCGCGCAATGCCTGGGGCTGGGCCGCTGGCACATCTTCACGCGGGTGGTGCTGCCACCGGCGCTTTCGCGCGTGTGGCCGGGCCTGACCAGCCAGCTGGTCATCATCATGCTGGCCACCGCCGTCTGCAGCCTGATCTCCACCGCCGAGCTGTCCTACGTGACCAACCGCATCGCCGCAGAGACCTTCCGGCAGTTCGAGTCGTACATCGTGGTCACGCTGCTCTACCTGGTGCTGTCCATCGCGTTCCGGCGCCTGCTGCAATGGCTGGGACCACGATTCCTGTTCGGCTGCGCGCCGGTGGGAGCCAGCCGATGA
- a CDS encoding amino acid ABC transporter permease gives MIAFSTWDILRNLLFSLPWTLALSAIAFVGGGLVGLLLLMLRLGRPRLFERPIAAYVQVFQGTPLLMQLFLVYFGLALAGVETSPMTAAVVCFTLYASAYLTETWRGCVESIPQGQWEASASLALTFRQQLRHVIFPQALRLSVPPTVGLVVQIIKNTSLASVVGFVELTRTGQMIANVTFQPFTVYGLVALFYFALCFPCSLLGSWVERRMRIQH, from the coding sequence ATGATCGCCTTCTCCACGTGGGATATCCTGCGCAACCTGTTGTTCTCGCTGCCGTGGACGCTGGCGCTGTCGGCCATCGCTTTCGTCGGCGGCGGACTGGTCGGCCTGTTGTTGCTGATGCTGCGCCTGGGCCGCCCCCGCCTGTTCGAACGCCCGATCGCCGCCTACGTGCAGGTTTTCCAGGGCACGCCCTTGCTGATGCAGCTGTTCCTGGTGTATTTCGGCCTGGCCCTGGCCGGGGTCGAGACCTCGCCCATGACGGCGGCGGTGGTGTGCTTCACCCTGTACGCCAGCGCCTACCTGACCGAGACCTGGCGCGGCTGCGTGGAATCCATACCGCAGGGGCAATGGGAAGCCTCCGCCAGCCTGGCGCTGACTTTCCGCCAGCAACTGCGCCACGTCATCTTCCCGCAGGCCCTGCGCCTGTCGGTGCCGCCTACGGTGGGCCTGGTCGTGCAGATCATCAAGAACACGTCGCTGGCCTCGGTGGTCGGCTTCGTGGAACTGACGCGCACCGGCCAGATGATCGCCAACGTCACCTTCCAGCCCTTCACCGTCTACGGGCTGGTGGCCCTGTTCTATTTCGCGCTGTGCTTCCCCTGCTCGCTGCTGGGCTCGTGGGTGGAACGACGCATGCGCATCCAGCATTGA
- a CDS encoding transporter substrate-binding domain-containing protein, which translates to MRLKKWILGALTTFSCALAMSAHAADLLDEIMQRGTIRVAVPTDYPPFGFVGPDMKPQGLDVDMAGLIAQKLGVKLELVPVTAPNRVPYLQTGKTDLTISSLGKTAERAQVIDFSIAYAPFFDAIFGKKGNPAKSYDDLAGKTIAVTRGSMQDQELQKLAPKAVVNRYEDNNSTIAAFMSGQAELFASGTPVAAALTQRNPSLDMGLKVVLANSPCYIGVRKDQPKLLAKVNDIIREAKRDGKLDDLSKRWMGAPAGDLPE; encoded by the coding sequence ATGCGACTCAAAAAATGGATACTCGGGGCTTTGACCACCTTTTCGTGTGCGCTGGCGATGAGCGCGCACGCCGCCGATCTTCTCGATGAGATCATGCAGCGCGGGACCATCCGCGTCGCGGTGCCCACCGACTACCCGCCTTTCGGCTTCGTCGGGCCCGACATGAAGCCACAGGGACTGGACGTGGACATGGCCGGCCTGATCGCGCAGAAACTGGGCGTCAAGCTGGAGCTGGTGCCCGTCACCGCGCCGAACCGCGTGCCTTACCTGCAGACCGGCAAGACCGACCTGACGATTTCCTCGCTGGGAAAGACCGCCGAACGCGCGCAGGTGATCGACTTCAGCATTGCCTATGCGCCGTTCTTCGACGCCATCTTCGGCAAGAAGGGCAATCCCGCCAAATCCTATGACGACCTGGCCGGCAAGACCATCGCCGTGACCCGTGGCTCGATGCAAGATCAGGAACTGCAGAAGCTGGCGCCCAAGGCGGTGGTGAACCGCTACGAAGACAACAACAGCACCATCGCCGCCTTCATGTCGGGGCAGGCCGAGCTGTTCGCCAGCGGCACGCCGGTGGCGGCCGCCCTGACCCAGCGCAATCCCAGCCTGGATATGGGGCTGAAGGTCGTACTGGCGAACTCGCCTTGCTATATCGGCGTGCGCAAGGACCAGCCCAAGCTGCTCGCCAAGGTCAACGACATCATCCGCGAGGCCAAGCGCGACGGCAAGCTGGACGACCTGTCCAAACGCTGGATGGGCGCGCCTGCGGGCGACCTGCCCGAATAA
- a CDS encoding amino acid ABC transporter ATP-binding protein translates to MQTPDPSVPLVDIRGLHKRFGDNEVLKGVDLQVARSEVICIIGKSGSGKSTLLRCINGLESFDQGHIVVGGQPVQASDAAALRELRQKVGMIFQQFNLFPSMTAGENIMLAPRLVHRRPREECRERARRLLARVGLEGKFDAAPHQLSGGQQQRVAIARALAMDPEVLLCDEMTSALDPELVGEVLQVIEQLARDGATLIIVTHEMAFARKVSDRVIFMHHGRVHEMGAPEAIFEAPRTAELRSFLSFPPQAG, encoded by the coding sequence ATGCAAACCCCCGACCCGTCCGTGCCGCTGGTCGACATTCGTGGCCTGCACAAGCGCTTCGGCGACAACGAAGTCCTGAAAGGCGTGGACCTGCAGGTCGCCCGCAGCGAGGTGATCTGCATCATAGGCAAGAGCGGCTCCGGCAAGAGCACCCTGCTACGGTGCATCAACGGACTGGAATCCTTCGACCAGGGCCACATCGTGGTCGGCGGCCAGCCGGTACAGGCATCCGACGCGGCCGCGCTGCGCGAGCTGCGCCAGAAGGTCGGCATGATCTTCCAGCAGTTCAATCTTTTTCCGTCCATGACCGCCGGCGAGAACATCATGCTGGCGCCTCGCCTGGTGCATCGACGCCCGCGCGAGGAATGCCGGGAACGGGCGCGCCGCCTGCTGGCGCGCGTCGGCCTGGAAGGCAAGTTCGACGCGGCGCCCCATCAACTGTCCGGCGGCCAGCAGCAGCGCGTGGCCATCGCGCGCGCACTGGCGATGGACCCGGAAGTACTGCTATGCGACGAGATGACGTCCGCCCTGGACCCCGAGCTGGTCGGCGAGGTGCTGCAGGTCATCGAGCAGTTGGCGCGCGACGGCGCGACGCTGATCATCGTGACGCACGAAATGGCGTTCGCGCGCAAGGTCAGCGACCGCGTGATCTTCATGCATCATGGACGCGTCCACGAAATGGGTGCGCCCGAGGCGATCTTCGAAGCGCCACGCACGGCGGAACTGCGCAGCTTCCTGTCGTTCCCGCCGCAAGCCGGTTGA
- a CDS encoding LysR family transcriptional regulator, which translates to MLDLNEFLTFSVIAEEKSFSRAAEKLGISKALASKHVADLEHALGVKLLHRTTRKIGLTTAGALFYERCRQLVAHAEDARHEIEQFRSSPGGLIRVSSAMAFGRRHLVPAITRFLEQYPDISIDLDLSQQFPDLITAGADIVIRQADEPLLVSLVARRLAPVRWVACASPGYLARHRTPSVPADLAGHNCLVYFVNSKGEWVFSGAGGVHTVRPKGNFKANSADAVLHAALGNLGIGVVPTFAAGDALRSGELVRVLPDYHLPDRGLYAAYLPNPTMARSMRLFVDFLREHFGDRPYWDDGLAS; encoded by the coding sequence ATGCTAGATCTGAATGAGTTTCTGACCTTTTCGGTGATCGCGGAGGAAAAAAGCTTTTCGCGCGCGGCGGAAAAGCTGGGCATTTCCAAGGCGCTGGCCAGCAAGCATGTCGCCGATCTGGAACACGCGCTGGGCGTGAAGCTATTGCATCGCACCACGCGCAAGATCGGCCTGACGACGGCGGGCGCCCTGTTCTACGAAAGATGCCGCCAACTCGTCGCCCATGCCGAGGACGCGCGTCACGAGATCGAACAATTCCGCAGTTCGCCCGGCGGCCTGATCCGCGTCAGCTCCGCCATGGCCTTCGGCCGCCGGCATCTGGTGCCCGCCATCACCCGGTTCCTGGAGCAGTACCCGGATATTTCCATCGACCTGGACCTGAGCCAGCAGTTTCCCGACCTGATCACCGCCGGCGCCGACATCGTCATTCGCCAGGCGGACGAGCCGCTGCTGGTGTCGCTGGTGGCGCGGCGCCTGGCGCCCGTGCGCTGGGTCGCCTGCGCCAGTCCCGGCTATCTGGCGCGGCATCGCACGCCCAGCGTCCCGGCCGACCTGGCGGGCCACAACTGCCTGGTGTATTTCGTCAACAGCAAGGGCGAATGGGTGTTCAGCGGCGCCGGCGGCGTGCATACGGTGCGGCCCAAGGGCAACTTCAAGGCCAATAGCGCCGACGCGGTACTGCATGCCGCGCTGGGCAACCTGGGCATAGGCGTGGTGCCGACCTTCGCCGCTGGCGATGCGCTGCGCAGCGGCGAACTGGTGCGCGTACTGCCCGACTACCACCTGCCCGACCGTGGCTTGTACGCGGCGTATCTGCCCAATCCGACGATGGCGCGCAGCATGCGGCTGTTCGTCGATTTCCTGCGCGAACATTTCGGCGACCGGCCGTACTGGGACGACGGCCTGGCGTCGTGA
- a CDS encoding MFS transporter — MRVIQSDIPARLDRLPWSPWHTRVVLALGVAWVLDGLEVTLVGSLGSILERPDTLGLDAIQVGWSGSLYIAGAVVGALVFGRLADRLGRKRLFLMTLALYMAATLMTAFSTNFVFFAICRFATGLGIGGEYAAINSAIDELIPARVRGRVSLAINGSFWIGAALGAAVSLVLLDARVLGPEVGWRVGFALGAVLAMSILLVRRHVPESPRWLLSHGREEEARCIIEGIEAEVSAAKGPLPKATGVVTFARQAAPTLRQVAHVLVRRYRLRSVVALSMMVSQAFFYNAIFFTYSLVLTRFMNVPQGQVALYIFPFAAGNVLGPLLLGPLFDHVGRRRMIAVTYVSAGVALALTGWAFTAGLLDAFSLALCWSAVFFLASAAASSAYLTVSEVFPLETRALAISVFYALGTGAGGFVGPVLFGTLIESGSRPAVGIGYAIAALLVIGAGLLALRHGVDAERKPLEEVATPLGVEDPPPSPSAQPVRTEL, encoded by the coding sequence ATGCGCGTCATCCAAAGCGATATCCCCGCCCGCCTGGACCGCCTGCCCTGGTCCCCGTGGCACACCCGCGTGGTGCTCGCGCTGGGCGTGGCCTGGGTGCTGGACGGGCTGGAAGTCACCCTGGTCGGGTCGCTGGGCAGCATATTGGAACGCCCGGATACGCTGGGGCTGGACGCCATCCAGGTCGGCTGGTCGGGTTCGCTGTACATCGCCGGGGCGGTGGTCGGCGCCCTGGTCTTCGGCCGGCTGGCCGACCGCCTCGGGCGCAAACGGCTGTTCCTGATGACGCTGGCCCTGTACATGGCCGCCACCCTGATGACGGCCTTTTCCACGAATTTCGTTTTTTTCGCGATCTGCCGCTTCGCCACCGGGCTGGGCATAGGCGGGGAGTACGCCGCCATCAATTCCGCGATCGACGAGCTGATACCCGCCCGGGTGCGCGGACGCGTCAGCCTGGCCATCAACGGCAGTTTCTGGATCGGCGCGGCGCTGGGCGCCGCGGTCAGCCTGGTGCTGCTGGACGCCCGCGTGCTCGGACCCGAAGTCGGCTGGCGGGTGGGCTTCGCCCTGGGCGCCGTGCTGGCCATGTCCATCCTGCTCGTGCGGCGCCACGTGCCGGAAAGCCCGCGCTGGCTGCTGTCCCACGGCCGCGAGGAAGAAGCCCGGTGCATCATCGAAGGCATCGAGGCGGAAGTCTCCGCCGCCAAAGGCCCCCTGCCGAAGGCGACGGGCGTCGTCACTTTCGCCCGCCAGGCCGCGCCGACGCTGCGCCAGGTGGCGCACGTGTTGGTGCGGCGCTATCGGCTGCGCAGCGTGGTGGCGTTGTCGATGATGGTTTCGCAGGCCTTTTTCTACAACGCCATTTTCTTTACGTATTCCCTGGTGCTGACCCGCTTCATGAATGTGCCGCAGGGCCAGGTGGCGCTATATATCTTTCCCTTCGCGGCGGGCAACGTGCTGGGGCCGCTGCTGCTGGGACCGCTGTTCGACCATGTGGGCCGGCGGCGGATGATCGCGGTGACCTACGTGTCCGCCGGCGTGGCGTTGGCGCTGACGGGCTGGGCCTTCACCGCCGGCCTGCTGGATGCCTTCAGCCTGGCGCTGTGCTGGTCGGCGGTGTTCTTCCTGGCGTCGGCCGCGGCAAGCTCGGCCTACCTGACCGTCAGCGAAGTCTTCCCGCTGGAAACCCGCGCCCTGGCGATTTCCGTCTTCTACGCGCTCGGGACGGGCGCCGGCGGCTTCGTCGGGCCGGTGCTCTTCGGTACGCTGATCGAAAGCGGCAGCCGTCCGGCGGTGGGCATCGGCTATGCGATCGCCGCGCTGCTGGTGATCGGCGCGGGCCTGCTGGCGCTGCGCCACGGGGTGGACGCCGAACGCAAGCCGCTGGAGGAAGTGGCGACGCCGCTGGGCGTTGAAGACCCGCCGCCCAGCCCTTCTGCGCAACCGGTCCGCACTGAACTATGA
- a CDS encoding aldo/keto reductase, translating into MTATRRSITFPDGQAVPALGQGTWFMGESRNHAKAEVHALQAGIDAGLTLVDTAEMYANGAAEEIVGRAIQGRRDQVFLVSKVLPGNASRRGVARACEASLRRLGTDRIDLYLLHWRGPHPLADTVQAFEELVSQGKIARWGVSNLDSDEMRELAALPQGDRVQADQVLYNLGRRGIEFDLLPWCQSHGIPVMAYSPIEQGRLLLDPTLKRVGERHGITAAAAALAWVLREPNVIAIPKTASLEHLRENLACLDVTLTSQDLAELDQAFPPPNRKRPLEML; encoded by the coding sequence ATGACCGCTACGCGCCGAAGCATCACCTTCCCGGACGGCCAGGCCGTTCCCGCCCTGGGCCAGGGCACCTGGTTCATGGGAGAGTCGCGTAACCACGCCAAGGCGGAGGTCCACGCGCTGCAGGCCGGCATCGACGCCGGCCTGACGCTGGTCGACACGGCGGAAATGTATGCCAACGGCGCGGCCGAGGAAATCGTCGGCCGCGCCATCCAGGGCCGCCGGGACCAGGTCTTCCTGGTCAGCAAGGTGCTGCCGGGCAACGCATCGCGCCGGGGCGTGGCGCGCGCCTGCGAAGCCAGCCTGCGCCGCCTGGGCACGGACCGCATCGACCTCTATCTGCTGCATTGGCGCGGGCCGCATCCGCTGGCCGACACCGTGCAGGCCTTCGAGGAATTGGTCAGCCAGGGCAAGATCGCCCGCTGGGGCGTCAGCAACCTGGACAGCGACGAAATGCGGGAGCTCGCCGCCCTGCCCCAGGGCGACCGCGTGCAGGCCGACCAGGTGCTGTACAACCTGGGACGGCGCGGCATCGAATTCGACCTGTTGCCGTGGTGCCAATCGCACGGCATACCTGTCATGGCGTACTCGCCGATCGAGCAAGGCCGGCTGCTGCTCGACCCCACGCTGAAGCGCGTCGGTGAACGGCACGGCATCACCGCCGCGGCCGCCGCCCTGGCCTGGGTGCTGCGCGAGCCCAACGTGATCGCCATTCCCAAGACGGCCTCGCTGGAGCATCTGCGCGAGAACCTGGCTTGCCTGGACGTGACGCTGACCAGCCAGGATCTGGCCGAACTGGATCAGGCGTTTCCGCCGCCCAACCGCAAGCGCCCCCTGGAAATGCTGTAG
- a CDS encoding I78 family peptidase inhibitor, whose amino-acid sequence MIRKLIPLVLVASLAACANTGRQASSTDGDSTTSSTSSTSSSSMDSSSGGYGGSGGYSGGSSDGSSYGAAGGAGGGYSPSFASGQDCDAQPVQNLIGTKLTSSVEAQIRQASMASKTRVLKPGEVMTMEYDPKRINLILDQQGALTALRCG is encoded by the coding sequence ATGATCCGTAAGCTCATCCCGCTCGTTCTCGTCGCCAGCCTGGCCGCCTGCGCCAATACCGGCCGGCAAGCCTCGTCCACCGACGGGGACAGCACGACGTCCTCCACGTCCTCGACGTCCTCCAGTTCCATGGACAGTTCCAGCGGCGGCTATGGCGGATCGGGCGGGTATTCGGGCGGGTCGTCCGACGGGTCTTCCTACGGCGCCGCCGGTGGCGCCGGTGGCGGCTACAGCCCGTCGTTCGCCTCCGGCCAGGATTGCGACGCCCAGCCCGTGCAGAACCTGATCGGCACCAAGCTCACGTCCTCCGTGGAAGCGCAGATCAGGCAAGCGTCCATGGCCAGCAAGACCCGGGTGCTCAAGCCCGGCGAGGTCATGACGATGGAATACGACCCCAAGCGCATCAACCTTATCCTCGATCAGCAAGGCGCGCTGACCGCGTTGCGCTGCGGCTGA
- a CDS encoding MmgE/PrpD family protein, whose product MDSKTSAAPAGAGLRMAQWVRELSPGHIPDAVRHAALACMLDTVGVAVAGSVTPPARAALALCAGSSGARSTVLPALLVRPAGAGAATHATPAQAAFANATAAHALDFDDNCYAGFVHGSAVIVPALLACAQAAGASGAQAITALVAGAECEYAVGAATRGLLYDLGWWTTGVLGPIGAAMAVCKLLDLDAPRIAHALSLAIGMAAGTKSCFGSDAKPLMAGKAAEAGVQAALLAQAGAHGPADPFGHDHGLAARYNEGQFDTAALHMTGDRWYLLDPGVDVKRIPVCLSSHAAVDALRALIGQHGLRAGDVASVECDVPPVVAANLCHDFPDSPAQARFSMHYAIAMTLLEPDWGLEALSEEQLARPDLRAAMRGVRMRTGPSWNDPARRRDAPEGAIVRVELRDGTVLRGSRDKAVGSPGAPLSPAESTRKFLDCTVNVIGEPAATRLLAQLRALDGTMPVQSLFDTLAKASAVAPGMNAAHADADVEAHADSPPRPE is encoded by the coding sequence GTGGATAGCAAGACCTCGGCGGCGCCGGCGGGCGCCGGCCTGCGCATGGCGCAATGGGTGCGCGAGCTGTCGCCCGGTCACATACCGGACGCGGTGCGCCACGCCGCGCTGGCCTGCATGCTGGATACGGTCGGCGTCGCGGTGGCCGGCAGCGTCACGCCGCCGGCCCGAGCCGCGCTGGCGCTGTGCGCCGGAAGCAGCGGCGCCCGCAGTACAGTGCTGCCCGCCCTGCTGGTGCGCCCGGCCGGCGCAGGCGCCGCCACCCACGCCACGCCAGCGCAGGCCGCTTTCGCCAACGCCACCGCCGCGCACGCGCTGGATTTCGACGACAACTGCTATGCCGGCTTCGTGCACGGTTCGGCGGTCATCGTGCCCGCCCTGCTGGCCTGCGCGCAGGCGGCCGGCGCGAGCGGCGCCCAGGCGATCACCGCGCTGGTCGCCGGGGCCGAATGCGAATATGCGGTCGGCGCCGCCACGCGCGGGCTGCTCTACGACCTGGGCTGGTGGACGACCGGCGTGTTGGGCCCGATAGGCGCGGCGATGGCGGTATGCAAGCTGCTGGACCTGGACGCGCCGCGCATCGCCCACGCGCTGTCGCTGGCCATCGGCATGGCCGCCGGCACCAAATCCTGCTTCGGTTCGGACGCCAAGCCCCTGATGGCAGGCAAGGCCGCCGAAGCCGGCGTGCAGGCCGCGCTGCTGGCGCAAGCCGGCGCGCACGGTCCCGCCGATCCCTTCGGCCACGACCATGGCCTCGCGGCGCGCTACAACGAAGGCCAGTTCGACACAGCCGCGCTGCACATGACTGGCGACAGATGGTACCTGCTGGATCCCGGCGTGGACGTCAAGCGCATCCCCGTATGCCTGTCTTCCCATGCGGCGGTCGACGCGCTGCGCGCACTGATCGGGCAGCATGGATTGCGCGCCGGGGACGTGGCGTCGGTGGAGTGCGACGTGCCGCCCGTGGTCGCCGCGAATCTATGCCATGACTTTCCCGACAGCCCGGCACAGGCCCGCTTCAGCATGCATTACGCCATCGCCATGACCCTGCTGGAACCGGACTGGGGGCTGGAAGCGCTGTCCGAGGAGCAATTGGCGCGTCCCGACCTGCGCGCGGCGATGCGCGGGGTGCGCATGCGCACGGGTCCTTCCTGGAACGATCCCGCGCGGCGCCGCGATGCGCCGGAAGGCGCGATCGTACGCGTCGAGCTGCGCGACGGCACGGTGCTGCGGGGCAGCCGCGACAAGGCGGTCGGCAGCCCCGGCGCGCCCTTGTCGCCGGCCGAGTCCACGCGCAAGTTCCTGGATTGCACCGTCAACGTCATCGGCGAGCCGGCCGCCACGCGACTGCTGGCGCAGTTGCGCGCCCTGGACGGCACTATGCCCGTCCAGAGCCTGTTCGATACGCTGGCCAAGGCGTCCGCCGTGGCGCCCGGCATGAACGCGGCCCATGCCGATGCCGACGTCGAAGCCCATGCCGATAGCCCGCCACGGCCAGAATAA